A region from the Oncorhynchus tshawytscha isolate Ot180627B linkage group LG26, Otsh_v2.0, whole genome shotgun sequence genome encodes:
- the LOC112225077 gene encoding uncharacterized protein LOC112225077 isoform X9 — protein sequence MGTQGTGRKRNPNKDRSTAEDDALNLISREAEARLAAKRAARAEAREIRMKELERQQKEIYQVQKKYYGLDNKSDKVDSEWGHIEQWMEDSERYSRPTQRHTSISDDDERMSVGSRGSVRSDLDAIGAYGRGEKDKKSKKKKKHKDKHKDRDSNGYDNEYSTISSRSSRLGDESTSRVSRSSRLDLQPSSGLSDESISKVSRSSRLDLQPASYASSDLNSNNGLSSSRQRLSSYESSGLLSQISYRRHHRGSLYEDSLYSGSRRVTGSSSRVDDRDYLEKGSRAASTLSAATLASLGGSSSRGESGETSITGDTETSIREIKEIHELKDQIQDVESKYMQSLKEVKDTLVEVEEKYRKAMVSNAQLDNEKNNLMYQVDTLKDSLMELEELLSESRREYEGKSKDFEREKHAHGVLQFQFKEMKETLKQSEELLTEIRQMRLKQDGFVREISDLQETVEWKDKKIGALERQKEYSDAIRNERDELRDEVVQLKDILKKHGIVLRPDLTANGEMLELGTEESASGDPASQLAQDSQMSPMEGGNSMLGRAQETELGSRGDKVVDPGRSRQQEDTHEEEAQENHLTSPTPCSLVGVSETETSREAQPFSPTLGEEVEIEGSDVNKDSDNGIPVVEVKSGPVCDSEVLVVVTGPEEEVTVAGEGYEAAGVEGTGQGRVEVASEGEMGIKNDKADEAETKVVKSSDDTKETSSKEPTSEYGAAAEQEENESSKDVKCLDSYPLPRETIEDTMKNGTHISQGTDLDTSKSPIKSNPELQKTKKVEALPEMTDLQPQAQAGNKKKKGKKKKGETQSDVKQEDHKKSTTETCVVSMTNGTQISLGTDLDTPKTPVESNPEPQPEPQKTKKACVLPETTDMQLQSQGGKKKKKGKKKGEKQGDETQGDKMSTTEEDVVSTPSDKEPVEAVGEGVITIETQREEGTSSSPDRELQSPEQKAQTIAEGLNLKEEQLEEDRVEPTIEVSLTDQAKSEEVVSKKKKKKMKKDKHKPTMELEKSEGEISVLSLESNIGIADPVDHSKCITSAYNPMEELELTTDTGTQKDESGYTTNPDNFGDCLNSSADPKCPLDSKQSTAGNSNNVKEEDSIKVSVEEEQTIQDSKEQGNNFHSPIVLRPELKESVEPEDLIFHDGVATHPDQANENATQDLKEAGQDKPNGSPEERTNALEHEDTSMAMPADVEKCNNSADEKCCSISLDRNCPAAETIRLPEQLVDLPGCPVTDRNLYENNKPETLDAEEASNGGISTETELNDTETLDAEEASNGGISRETELNDTETFDAEEASNGGISRETELNDTETLDAEEASNGGISRETELNDTETFDAEEASNGGISTETELNDAEEASNGGISTETELNDTEEASNGGISTETELNDAEEASNGGISTETELNDTETRLQDPVKETPVTIDSFREQSHNESGPCTMVAKAEEQDDPIEAKLEGNKVPGPSEPWNDKEHENEGQSFDFSDLVSVVPANVFPIASQEEVSQEMRTMSVGYKIEVELGKEKGNQEEEDDKPQDTEGVSTIVAQQSIEGGSDNAPEELRSPEEKAQTIVEGQNVNGEQQLITLEEGVSVTHNQKDIAEEGGSVTVEQQGVGESERQQNATEVEALPVEEGEEAIQYGSQQGRRESSQSAEGNNEQSRTGLKKGSKKVKGKGKEDCRMS from the exons GCAGAGGCCAGGCTGGCAGCAAAGAGGGCGGCCAGGGCAGAGGCCCGAGAAATCCGTATGAAGGAGCTGGAGAGACAACAGAAAGAG ATCTATCAGGTTCAGAAG AAATATTACGGCTTGGACAACAAATCAGACAAAGTAGACAGCGAATGGGGACACATCGAGCAATGGatg GAGGACAGTGAGAGGTACTCACGccccacacagagacatacttcg ATCTCAGACGATGATGAGCGGATGTCTGTGGGCAGCCGAGGCAGTGTGAGG TCGGATCTTGATGCAATAGGGGCCTACGGAAGAGGG GAGAAGGACAAGAAGTCCAAGAAAAAGAAGaaacacaaagacaaacacaaagaTCGTGAC AGCAACGGCTATGACAATGAGTACAGTACTATATCCAGTCGG AGCTCCAGACTCGGTGATGAGAGCACTAGCAGGGTCTCTCGCTCGTCCAGACTAGATCTGCAGCCG AGCTCCGGACTCAGTGATGAGAGCATTAGCAAGGTCTCTCGCTCCTCCAGACTGGACCTGCAACCG GCATCATATGCTTCCTCTGACCTTAACAGCAACAATGGTCTGTCCTCTTCTAGGCAACGGCTTTCTTCCTACGAG TCATCCGGGCTACTCAGCCAGATCTCCTACCGGCGCCATCACAGG GGCTCTTTGTATGAGGACAGTCTGTACAGTGGGTCTCGACGGGTGACCGGCTCCAGCTCTCGT GTGGATGACCGAGATTACCTGGAAAAGGGATCTCGAGCCGCTTCCACCCTATCGGCAGCCACCCTCGCCTCGCTGGGCGGGTCTTCCTCCCGGGGAGAAAGTGGTGAAACGTCCATCACTGGCGACACAGAAACCTCCATACGAGAGATCAAG GAGATTCATGAGCTGAAGGATCAGATCCAAGATGTGGAGTCAAAGTACATGCAGAGCCTCAAAGAAGTCAAG GATACCTtagtggaggtggaggagaagtaCCGCAAGGCCATGGTGTCCAACGCCCAGTTGGACAACGAGAAGAACAACCTGATGTACCAGGTGGACACGCTGAAGGACTCGCTCATGGAGCTGGAGGAGCTGCTGTCCGAGTCACGCCGCGAGTACGAAGGGAAGAGCAAG GACTTTGAGCGTGAGAAACATGCCCACGGCGTGCTGCAGTTCCAGTTCAAGGAGATGAAGGAAACACTAAAACAGAGCGAGGAGTTACTAACA GAGATCCGTCAGATGCGTCTCAAGCAGGACGGCTTTGTTAGGGAAATCTCTGACCTGCAGGAAACCGTGGAGTGGAAGGATAAAAAGATTGGG GCCTTAGAGCGGCAAAAGGAGTATTCGGATGCCATCCGAAATGAGCGGGATGAGCTCAGGGATGAGGTGGTCCAGCTGAAAGACATTCTGAAG AAACATGGAATTGTCctcagacctgacctgactgccAATGGGGAAATGCTGGAGTTGGGAACTGAAGAGTCAGCCAGTGGAGATCCAGCTTCTCAATTGGCTCAGGACTCCCAGATGTCGCCCATGGAAGGGGGGAACAGCATGCTTG GCAGAGCTCAGGAGACGGAGTTGGGAAGTAGAGGAGATAAGGTGGTGGATCCAGGAAGGTCCAGGCAGCAAGAGGATACACACGAGGAGGAGGCTCAAGAGAACCATCTGACCTCACCCACCCCCTGTAGCCTTGTTGGTGTTTCTGAAACAGAAACATCGAGGGAGGCTCAGCCATTCTCACCCACATTGGGGGAGGAGGTTGAAATTGAAGGCAGTGATGTCAACAAAGACTCTGACAATGGCATACCAGTAGTAGAGGTCAAAAGTGGACCGGTCTGTGATTCTGAGGTACTTGTGGTTGTAACAGGTCCTGAGGAAGAGGTTACAGTAGCGGGGGAGGGGTATGAAGCAGCAGGTGTAGAGGGGACAGGGCAAGGCAGAGTAGAGGTTGCAAGCGAAGGGGAAATGGGAATAAAAAATGACAAGGCAGATGAGGCAGAGACCAAAGTTGTCAAGAGCAGTGACGACACCAAAGAGACGTCTTCAAAAGAGCCTACCTCAGAATATGGTGCAGCAGCTGAACAAGAGGAAAACGAATCGAGTAAAGACGTGAAATGTTTAGACTCATATCCTCTGCCTAGGGAAACCATTGAGGACACCATGAAAAATGGCACACATATTAGCCAAGGGACAGACCTTGATACTAGTAAGAGCCCAATCAAATCAAACCCTGAGCTTCAGAAAACAAAAAAGGTTGAAGCGTTACCAGAGATGACTGACCTGCAGCCACAGGCCCAAGCAGGCAACAAGAAGAAGAAAGGCAAGAAGAAGAAGGGAGAAACACAAAGCGACGTAAAGCAGGAAGACCATAAGAAGAGCACAACAGAAACGTGTGTAGTCTCCATGACAAATGGCACACAGATTAGCCTAGGGACAGACCTTGATACTCCTAAGACCCCAGTCGAATCAAACCCTGAGCCTCAACCTGAGCCTCAGAAAACAAAAAAGGCATGTGTGTTGCCAGAGACCACTGATATGCAGCTACAGTCCCAAGGAggcaaaaagaaaaagaaaggcaAGAAGAAGGGTGAGAAACAAGGTGATGAAACGCAGGGAGATAAGATGAGCACAACAGAAGAGGATGTGGTCTCCACCCCAAGCGATAAGGAGCCAGTAGAGGCTGTAGGAGAGGGGGTTATCACAatagagacacagcgagaggAGGGGACCAGTAGTTCACCAGATCGAGAGCTCCAAAGCCCTGAACAAAAAGCACAAACCATAGCTGAGGGACTGAACCTGAAGGAAGAACAACTAGAAGAAGACCGAGTAGAGCCTACCATTGAAGTATCTCTGACTGACCAAGCTAAGAGTGAGGAAGTTGTctcaaagaagaaaaagaagaaaatgAAAAAGGACAAACACAAACCTACAATGGAATTAGAGAAATCAGAAGGCGAGATATCAGTATTATCCCTTGAGTCCAACATTGGTATTGCTGATCCTGTTGATCACTCCAAGTGTATAACCAGCGCTTATAACCCTATGGAGGAATTAGAATTGACAACAGATACTGGTACCCAAAAGGACGAGTCAGGGTACACAACCAACCCTGATAACTTTGGAGACTGTTTGAACTCTTCAGCTGACCCAAAATGTCCATTGGACTCGAAACAGTCCACAGCTGGGAATTCAAACAATGTCAAAGAGGAAGATTCAATCAAGGTCTCAGTTGAAGAGGAACAAACAATCCAAGACTCAAAGGAACAGGGGAATAACTTTCACAGTCCCATCGTCCTAAGACCAGAGCTCAAGGAGAGCGTGGAACCTGAAGACCTTATCTTCCATGATGGTGTCGCTACTCACCCAGACCAGGCTAACGAAAATGCAACACAAGACCTAAAAGAGGCAGGTCAAGATAAACCAAATGGGAGCCCAGAAGAGCGTACAAATGCACTTGAACATGAAGACACTTCAATGGCAATGCCAGCAGATGTAGAGAAATGCAACAATTCAGCAGATGAGAAATGTTGTAGCATATCGCTTGACCGCAACTGCCCTGCTGCTGAGACCATAAGACTGCCTGAACAATTGGTGGATCTACCTGGTTGTCCAGTCACTGACAGGAACTTGTATGAAAACAACAAGCCAGAAACACTTGATGCAGAAGAGGCATCAAATGGAGGGATCTCTACAGAGACCGAGCTGAATGATACAGAAACACTTGATGCAGAAGAGGCATCAAATGGAGGGATCTCTAGAGAGACCGAGCTGAATGATACAGAAACATTTGATGCAGAAGAGGCATCAAATGGAGGGATCTCTAGAGAGACCGAGCTGAATGATACAGAAACACTTGATGCAGAAGAGGCATCAAATGGAGGGATCTCTAGAGAGACCGAGCTGAATGATACAGAAACATTTGATGCAGAAGAGGCATCAAATGGAGGGATCTCTACAGAGACCGAGCTGAATGATGCAGAAGAGGCATCAAATGGAGGGATCTCTACAGAGACCGAGCTGAATGATACAGAAGAGGCATCAAATGGAGGGATCTCTACAGAGACAGAGCTGAATGATGCAGAAGAGGCATCAAATGGAGGGATCTCTACAGAGACCGAGCTGAATGATACAGAAACACGACTACAGGACCCTGTAAAAGAAACTCCGGTGACAATTGACTCTTTTAGGGAACAGAGCCACAATGAAAGTGGACCATGCACTATGGTGGCTAAAGCAGAAGAGCAAGATGATCCCATTGAGGCCAAGCTGGAGGGTAACAAGGTACCTGGACCCAGTGAGCCGTGGAATGACAAGGAGCATGAAAATGAGGGTCAATCGTTTGACTTTTCTGACCTAGTTTCAGTGGTTCCTGCAAATGTATTCCCAATAGCATCCCAAGAGGAGGTCAGCCAGGAAATGAGAACTATGTCGGTAGGATACAAAATAGAGGTAGAGCTTGGTAAAGAGAAGGGTAaccaggaagaggaggatgacaaaCCGCAGGACACAGAGGGAGTTAGCACGATAGTGGCACAGCAATCAATTGAAGGGGGGTCGGATAATGCACCAGAGGAGCTCCGAAGCCCTGAAGAAAAAGCACAAACCATAGTTGAGGGCCAGAACGTGAATGGAGAACAACAACTAATCACATTAGAGGAGGGGGTTAGTGTAACACACAACCAGAAAGACAttgcagaggagggagggagtgtgactGTTGAACAGCAAGGTGTaggggagagcgagaggcagCAGAATGCAACTGAGGTAGAGGCTTTGCCagtagaggagggggaagaggcaatCCAGTATGGGTCACAGCAGGGTAGAAGAGAAAGTAGTCAGAGTGCAGAGGGCAACAACGAGCAATCTAGGACAGGCTTGAAAAAAGGCAGTAAGAAAGTAAAAGGCAAGGGAAAAGAGGACTGCCGAATGTCCTAG
- the LOC112225077 gene encoding uncharacterized protein LOC112225077 isoform X2 encodes MGTQGTGRKRNPNKDRSTAEDDALNLISREAEARLAAKRAARAEAREIRMKELERQQKEIYQVQKKYYGLDNKSDKVDSEWGHIEQWMEDSERYSRPTQRHTSISDDDERMSVGSRGSVREKDKKSKKKKKHKDKHKDRDSNGYDNEYSTISSRSSRLGDESTSRVSRSSRLDLQPSSGLSDESISKVSRSSRLDLQPASYASSDLNSNNGLSSSRQRLSSYESSGLLSQISYRRHHRGSLYEDSLYSGSRRVTGSSSRHSEYNSYRGSGSRASSRASSAHASPVDDDCNSVASFLRSAATSSGLPRDLDHMTIPNLSDVDDRDYLEKGSRAASTLSAATLASLGGSSSRGESGETSITGDTETSIREIKEIHELKDQIQDVESKYMQSLKEVKDTLVEVEEKYRKAMVSNAQLDNEKNNLMYQVDTLKDSLMELEELLSESRREYEGKSKDFEREKHAHGVLQFQFKEMKETLKQSEELLTEIRQMRLKQDGFVREISDLQETVEWKDKKIGALERQKEYSDAIRNERDELRDEVVQLKDILKKHGIVLRPDLTANGEMLELGTEESASGDPASQLAQDSQMSPMEGGNSMLGRAQETELGSRGDKVVDPGRSRQQEDTHEEEAQENHLTSPTPCSLVGVSETETSREAQPFSPTLGEEVEIEGSDVNKDSDNGIPVVEVKSGPVCDSEVLVVVTGPEEEVTVAGEGYEAAGVEGTGQGRVEVASEGEMGIKNDKADEAETKVVKSSDDTKETSSKEPTSEYGAAAEQEENESSKDVKCLDSYPLPRETIEDTMKNGTHISQGTDLDTSKSPIKSNPELQKTKKVEALPEMTDLQPQAQAGNKKKKGKKKKGETQSDVKQEDHKKSTTETCVVSMTNGTQISLGTDLDTPKTPVESNPEPQPEPQKTKKACVLPETTDMQLQSQGGKKKKKGKKKGEKQGDETQGDKMSTTEEDVVSTPSDKEPVEAVGEGVITIETQREEGTSSSPDRELQSPEQKAQTIAEGLNLKEEQLEEDRVEPTIEVSLTDQAKSEEVVSKKKKKKMKKDKHKPTMELEKSEGEISVLSLESNIGIADPVDHSKCITSAYNPMEELELTTDTGTQKDESGYTTNPDNFGDCLNSSADPKCPLDSKQSTAGNSNNVKEEDSIKVSVEEEQTIQDSKEQGNNFHSPIVLRPELKESVEPEDLIFHDGVATHPDQANENATQDLKEAGQDKPNGSPEERTNALEHEDTSMAMPADVEKCNNSADEKCCSISLDRNCPAAETIRLPEQLVDLPGCPVTDRNLYENNKPETLDAEEASNGGISTETELNDTETLDAEEASNGGISRETELNDTETFDAEEASNGGISRETELNDTETLDAEEASNGGISRETELNDTETFDAEEASNGGISTETELNDAEEASNGGISTETELNDTEEASNGGISTETELNDAEEASNGGISTETELNDTETRLQDPVKETPVTIDSFREQSHNESGPCTMVAKAEEQDDPIEAKLEGNKVPGPSEPWNDKEHENEGQSFDFSDLVSVVPANVFPIASQEEVSQEMRTMSVGYKIEVELGKEKGNQEEEDDKPQDTEGVSTIVAQQSIEGGSDNAPEELRSPEEKAQTIVEGQNVNGEQQLITLEEGVSVTHNQKDIAEEGGSVTVEQQGVGESERQQNATEVEALPVEEGEEAIQYGSQQGRRESSQSAEGNNEQSRTGLKKGSKKVKGKGKEDCRMS; translated from the exons GCAGAGGCCAGGCTGGCAGCAAAGAGGGCGGCCAGGGCAGAGGCCCGAGAAATCCGTATGAAGGAGCTGGAGAGACAACAGAAAGAG ATCTATCAGGTTCAGAAG AAATATTACGGCTTGGACAACAAATCAGACAAAGTAGACAGCGAATGGGGACACATCGAGCAATGGatg GAGGACAGTGAGAGGTACTCACGccccacacagagacatacttcg ATCTCAGACGATGATGAGCGGATGTCTGTGGGCAGCCGAGGCAGTGTGAGG GAGAAGGACAAGAAGTCCAAGAAAAAGAAGaaacacaaagacaaacacaaagaTCGTGAC AGCAACGGCTATGACAATGAGTACAGTACTATATCCAGTCGG AGCTCCAGACTCGGTGATGAGAGCACTAGCAGGGTCTCTCGCTCGTCCAGACTAGATCTGCAGCCG AGCTCCGGACTCAGTGATGAGAGCATTAGCAAGGTCTCTCGCTCCTCCAGACTGGACCTGCAACCG GCATCATATGCTTCCTCTGACCTTAACAGCAACAATGGTCTGTCCTCTTCTAGGCAACGGCTTTCTTCCTACGAG TCATCCGGGCTACTCAGCCAGATCTCCTACCGGCGCCATCACAGG GGCTCTTTGTATGAGGACAGTCTGTACAGTGGGTCTCGACGGGTGACCGGCTCCAGCTCTCGT CATTCAGAGTACAATAGTTATCGCGGCAGCGGTTCCAGGGCGTCCTCCAGGGCCAGCTCAGCCCATGCCAGCCCAGTG GATGATGACTGCAACTCTGTGGCCAGCTTCCTGCGCAGCGCGGCCACCAGCAGTGGCCTGCCCAGAGACCTGGATCACATGACCATCCCCAATTTATCCGAC GTGGATGACCGAGATTACCTGGAAAAGGGATCTCGAGCCGCTTCCACCCTATCGGCAGCCACCCTCGCCTCGCTGGGCGGGTCTTCCTCCCGGGGAGAAAGTGGTGAAACGTCCATCACTGGCGACACAGAAACCTCCATACGAGAGATCAAG GAGATTCATGAGCTGAAGGATCAGATCCAAGATGTGGAGTCAAAGTACATGCAGAGCCTCAAAGAAGTCAAG GATACCTtagtggaggtggaggagaagtaCCGCAAGGCCATGGTGTCCAACGCCCAGTTGGACAACGAGAAGAACAACCTGATGTACCAGGTGGACACGCTGAAGGACTCGCTCATGGAGCTGGAGGAGCTGCTGTCCGAGTCACGCCGCGAGTACGAAGGGAAGAGCAAG GACTTTGAGCGTGAGAAACATGCCCACGGCGTGCTGCAGTTCCAGTTCAAGGAGATGAAGGAAACACTAAAACAGAGCGAGGAGTTACTAACA GAGATCCGTCAGATGCGTCTCAAGCAGGACGGCTTTGTTAGGGAAATCTCTGACCTGCAGGAAACCGTGGAGTGGAAGGATAAAAAGATTGGG GCCTTAGAGCGGCAAAAGGAGTATTCGGATGCCATCCGAAATGAGCGGGATGAGCTCAGGGATGAGGTGGTCCAGCTGAAAGACATTCTGAAG AAACATGGAATTGTCctcagacctgacctgactgccAATGGGGAAATGCTGGAGTTGGGAACTGAAGAGTCAGCCAGTGGAGATCCAGCTTCTCAATTGGCTCAGGACTCCCAGATGTCGCCCATGGAAGGGGGGAACAGCATGCTTG GCAGAGCTCAGGAGACGGAGTTGGGAAGTAGAGGAGATAAGGTGGTGGATCCAGGAAGGTCCAGGCAGCAAGAGGATACACACGAGGAGGAGGCTCAAGAGAACCATCTGACCTCACCCACCCCCTGTAGCCTTGTTGGTGTTTCTGAAACAGAAACATCGAGGGAGGCTCAGCCATTCTCACCCACATTGGGGGAGGAGGTTGAAATTGAAGGCAGTGATGTCAACAAAGACTCTGACAATGGCATACCAGTAGTAGAGGTCAAAAGTGGACCGGTCTGTGATTCTGAGGTACTTGTGGTTGTAACAGGTCCTGAGGAAGAGGTTACAGTAGCGGGGGAGGGGTATGAAGCAGCAGGTGTAGAGGGGACAGGGCAAGGCAGAGTAGAGGTTGCAAGCGAAGGGGAAATGGGAATAAAAAATGACAAGGCAGATGAGGCAGAGACCAAAGTTGTCAAGAGCAGTGACGACACCAAAGAGACGTCTTCAAAAGAGCCTACCTCAGAATATGGTGCAGCAGCTGAACAAGAGGAAAACGAATCGAGTAAAGACGTGAAATGTTTAGACTCATATCCTCTGCCTAGGGAAACCATTGAGGACACCATGAAAAATGGCACACATATTAGCCAAGGGACAGACCTTGATACTAGTAAGAGCCCAATCAAATCAAACCCTGAGCTTCAGAAAACAAAAAAGGTTGAAGCGTTACCAGAGATGACTGACCTGCAGCCACAGGCCCAAGCAGGCAACAAGAAGAAGAAAGGCAAGAAGAAGAAGGGAGAAACACAAAGCGACGTAAAGCAGGAAGACCATAAGAAGAGCACAACAGAAACGTGTGTAGTCTCCATGACAAATGGCACACAGATTAGCCTAGGGACAGACCTTGATACTCCTAAGACCCCAGTCGAATCAAACCCTGAGCCTCAACCTGAGCCTCAGAAAACAAAAAAGGCATGTGTGTTGCCAGAGACCACTGATATGCAGCTACAGTCCCAAGGAggcaaaaagaaaaagaaaggcaAGAAGAAGGGTGAGAAACAAGGTGATGAAACGCAGGGAGATAAGATGAGCACAACAGAAGAGGATGTGGTCTCCACCCCAAGCGATAAGGAGCCAGTAGAGGCTGTAGGAGAGGGGGTTATCACAatagagacacagcgagaggAGGGGACCAGTAGTTCACCAGATCGAGAGCTCCAAAGCCCTGAACAAAAAGCACAAACCATAGCTGAGGGACTGAACCTGAAGGAAGAACAACTAGAAGAAGACCGAGTAGAGCCTACCATTGAAGTATCTCTGACTGACCAAGCTAAGAGTGAGGAAGTTGTctcaaagaagaaaaagaagaaaatgAAAAAGGACAAACACAAACCTACAATGGAATTAGAGAAATCAGAAGGCGAGATATCAGTATTATCCCTTGAGTCCAACATTGGTATTGCTGATCCTGTTGATCACTCCAAGTGTATAACCAGCGCTTATAACCCTATGGAGGAATTAGAATTGACAACAGATACTGGTACCCAAAAGGACGAGTCAGGGTACACAACCAACCCTGATAACTTTGGAGACTGTTTGAACTCTTCAGCTGACCCAAAATGTCCATTGGACTCGAAACAGTCCACAGCTGGGAATTCAAACAATGTCAAAGAGGAAGATTCAATCAAGGTCTCAGTTGAAGAGGAACAAACAATCCAAGACTCAAAGGAACAGGGGAATAACTTTCACAGTCCCATCGTCCTAAGACCAGAGCTCAAGGAGAGCGTGGAACCTGAAGACCTTATCTTCCATGATGGTGTCGCTACTCACCCAGACCAGGCTAACGAAAATGCAACACAAGACCTAAAAGAGGCAGGTCAAGATAAACCAAATGGGAGCCCAGAAGAGCGTACAAATGCACTTGAACATGAAGACACTTCAATGGCAATGCCAGCAGATGTAGAGAAATGCAACAATTCAGCAGATGAGAAATGTTGTAGCATATCGCTTGACCGCAACTGCCCTGCTGCTGAGACCATAAGACTGCCTGAACAATTGGTGGATCTACCTGGTTGTCCAGTCACTGACAGGAACTTGTATGAAAACAACAAGCCAGAAACACTTGATGCAGAAGAGGCATCAAATGGAGGGATCTCTACAGAGACCGAGCTGAATGATACAGAAACACTTGATGCAGAAGAGGCATCAAATGGAGGGATCTCTAGAGAGACCGAGCTGAATGATACAGAAACATTTGATGCAGAAGAGGCATCAAATGGAGGGATCTCTAGAGAGACCGAGCTGAATGATACAGAAACACTTGATGCAGAAGAGGCATCAAATGGAGGGATCTCTAGAGAGACCGAGCTGAATGATACAGAAACATTTGATGCAGAAGAGGCATCAAATGGAGGGATCTCTACAGAGACCGAGCTGAATGATGCAGAAGAGGCATCAAATGGAGGGATCTCTACAGAGACCGAGCTGAATGATACAGAAGAGGCATCAAATGGAGGGATCTCTACAGAGACAGAGCTGAATGATGCAGAAGAGGCATCAAATGGAGGGATCTCTACAGAGACCGAGCTGAATGATACAGAAACACGACTACAGGACCCTGTAAAAGAAACTCCGGTGACAATTGACTCTTTTAGGGAACAGAGCCACAATGAAAGTGGACCATGCACTATGGTGGCTAAAGCAGAAGAGCAAGATGATCCCATTGAGGCCAAGCTGGAGGGTAACAAGGTACCTGGACCCAGTGAGCCGTGGAATGACAAGGAGCATGAAAATGAGGGTCAATCGTTTGACTTTTCTGACCTAGTTTCAGTGGTTCCTGCAAATGTATTCCCAATAGCATCCCAAGAGGAGGTCAGCCAGGAAATGAGAACTATGTCGGTAGGATACAAAATAGAGGTAGAGCTTGGTAAAGAGAAGGGTAaccaggaagaggaggatgacaaaCCGCAGGACACAGAGGGAGTTAGCACGATAGTGGCACAGCAATCAATTGAAGGGGGGTCGGATAATGCACCAGAGGAGCTCCGAAGCCCTGAAGAAAAAGCACAAACCATAGTTGAGGGCCAGAACGTGAATGGAGAACAACAACTAATCACATTAGAGGAGGGGGTTAGTGTAACACACAACCAGAAAGACAttgcagaggagggagggagtgtgactGTTGAACAGCAAGGTGTaggggagagcgagaggcagCAGAATGCAACTGAGGTAGAGGCTTTGCCagtagaggagggggaagaggcaatCCAGTATGGGTCACAGCAGGGTAGAAGAGAAAGTAGTCAGAGTGCAGAGGGCAACAACGAGCAATCTAGGACAGGCTTGAAAAAAGGCAGTAAGAAAGTAAAAGGCAAGGGAAAAGAGGACTGCCGAATGTCCTAG